In Spirochaeta thermophila DSM 6578, the following proteins share a genomic window:
- a CDS encoding cytochrome b5 domain-containing protein, protein MRRIPILLILFGLIVLSGGALLTALGAGEAAEPAPQAEEASPSPPDLPFYTMEEVARRAEAGECWMVIHDKVYDLTEFVARHPGGKAILEGCGKDATELFETRPMGSGTPHSERARALLDRYLIGYLEEEETR, encoded by the coding sequence ATGAGACGGATACCGATACTGCTCATCCTCTTCGGACTGATCGTCCTCTCCGGAGGAGCCTTGCTCACAGCCCTCGGCGCAGGAGAGGCCGCGGAGCCCGCCCCCCAGGCGGAGGAGGCCTCCCCCTCGCCTCCGGACCTTCCCTTCTACACCATGGAGGAGGTGGCCCGCCGCGCCGAGGCCGGTGAGTGCTGGATGGTGATCCACGACAAGGTCTACGACCTCACCGAGTTCGTGGCCCGGCATCCGGGTGGCAAGGCCATACTCGAAGGCTGCGGCAAGGATGCCACCGAGCTCTTCGAGACGAGGCCCATGGGCTCGGGCACGCCCCACTCCGAGAGGGCACGGGCTCTGCTCGACCGCTATCTCATCGGTTACCTCGAGGAAGAGGAGACGCGCTGA
- a CDS encoding glycine cleavage system protein H, with product MIKKYTNDHEYIVVEGPKGKVGITSAGAEELGDLVAIELPEAGRTLKKGEIIATVESVKATQEVKAPVSGTIVEINGALRENLELLSSDPEGEGWIAVLEIEDPKELDDLLDEDPPV from the coding sequence GTGATAAAGAAATACACGAACGATCACGAGTACATCGTAGTGGAAGGACCTAAAGGGAAGGTGGGTATCACCTCCGCAGGGGCCGAAGAACTGGGAGACCTGGTGGCCATCGAGCTTCCCGAAGCGGGACGCACATTGAAAAAAGGCGAGATCATCGCCACCGTGGAATCGGTGAAGGCGACCCAGGAGGTGAAGGCCCCCGTAAGCGGCACCATCGTGGAGATCAACGGAGCACTTCGGGAGAACCTCGAACTCCTCAGCAGCGACCCTGAGGGCGAGGGGTGGATCGCGGTACTCGAAATCGAAGACCCCAAGGAACTGGACGATCTTCTCGACGAGGATCCTCCCGTCTGA